In Simplicispira sp. 125, one DNA window encodes the following:
- a CDS encoding FAD-dependent oxidoreductase encodes MQPTDTTQPDYFHKVVDCQWACPAHTPVPEYIRLIGQGRYDDAYMINWVSNVFPGILGRTCDRPCEPACRRGRVEESNGAHPEPVAICRLKRVAADNKSSGIKARMPALAPRNGKRVACVGAGPSSLTVARDLAPLGYEVTVFDAEAKAGGFIRSQIPRFRLPESVIDEETGYILGMGVQFRNQERVDSLRALLQQGYDAVFVGSGAPRGRDLEIPGRRDITDNIHIGIDWLASVSFGHITRIAPRVIVLGGGNTAMDCCRSARRLGGTDVKVIVRSGFDEMKASPWEKEDTLHEGIPILNFHVPKAFEHDNGQLTAMTFEVVQAQYDAQGRRSLVPTGEPEVRVPCDVVLIAVGQENAFPWIEDDLGIAFDRWGLPQLTQGTFQSTLPQVFFGGDAAYGPKNIITAVAQGHEAAVSIDRYLHDEDVRQRPAPHTNLMSTKMGIHEWSYNNDISNDLRFKVPWAKAEVALASIRVEVELGFDAATAFKEASRCLNCDVQTVFNRSTCIECDACVDICPMDSITFTFNGEEEDLRKRLKAPAGNLTQALMVSAPLKTGRVMVKDEDVCLHCGLCAERCPTGAWDMQKFRLDTTQAGPQCRDAQITRHTLEAA; translated from the coding sequence TTGCAACCTACCGACACCACGCAGCCGGACTACTTCCACAAGGTCGTCGATTGCCAGTGGGCCTGCCCTGCCCACACCCCCGTACCCGAATACATCCGCCTGATCGGCCAGGGCCGCTACGACGACGCCTACATGATCAACTGGGTATCCAACGTGTTTCCCGGCATTCTGGGCCGCACCTGCGACCGGCCGTGCGAGCCTGCCTGCCGGCGCGGCCGGGTCGAAGAAAGCAATGGAGCCCACCCCGAGCCCGTGGCGATCTGCCGCTTGAAGCGCGTGGCAGCCGACAACAAGAGCAGCGGAATCAAGGCGCGCATGCCCGCCCTCGCACCCCGCAACGGCAAGCGCGTGGCCTGCGTGGGCGCCGGACCGTCGTCCCTGACCGTGGCGCGCGACCTGGCGCCGCTGGGCTACGAGGTGACGGTGTTCGACGCCGAGGCCAAGGCGGGCGGCTTCATTCGCAGCCAGATTCCGCGTTTTCGGCTGCCGGAATCGGTGATCGACGAAGAAACCGGCTACATCCTCGGCATGGGCGTGCAGTTTCGCAACCAGGAACGCGTGGACTCGCTGCGCGCGCTGCTGCAGCAAGGCTACGACGCGGTGTTTGTGGGCAGCGGCGCACCGCGCGGGCGCGATCTGGAAATTCCAGGTCGGCGCGATATCACCGACAACATCCATATCGGCATCGACTGGCTGGCTTCGGTGTCGTTTGGGCACATCACCCGCATCGCACCGCGCGTCATCGTGCTGGGCGGCGGCAATACCGCCATGGACTGCTGCCGCTCGGCGCGGCGCCTGGGCGGCACCGACGTCAAAGTCATTGTGCGCAGCGGCTTCGACGAAATGAAAGCCTCGCCCTGGGAAAAGGAAGACACCCTGCACGAGGGCATCCCGATTTTGAACTTCCATGTGCCCAAGGCCTTTGAGCACGACAACGGTCAGCTCACCGCCATGACCTTCGAGGTGGTGCAGGCCCAGTACGACGCACAAGGCCGCCGCAGCCTGGTGCCCACGGGCGAGCCCGAGGTGCGCGTGCCCTGCGATGTGGTGCTGATCGCCGTGGGCCAGGAAAACGCGTTTCCTTGGATCGAGGACGATCTGGGCATTGCCTTCGACCGCTGGGGCCTGCCGCAGCTCACACAGGGCACCTTCCAGTCCACGCTGCCCCAGGTGTTCTTCGGCGGCGACGCGGCCTACGGCCCGAAAAACATCATTACCGCCGTGGCACAGGGGCACGAGGCGGCGGTGTCAATCGACCGCTATCTGCACGACGAAGACGTGCGCCAGCGCCCGGCACCGCACACCAACCTGATGTCCACCAAAATGGGTATCCACGAGTGGAGCTACAACAACGACATCTCGAACGACCTGCGGTTCAAGGTGCCATGGGCCAAGGCCGAGGTGGCACTGGCCAGCATCCGGGTGGAAGTGGAGCTGGGGTTCGACGCCGCCACCGCCTTCAAAGAGGCCAGCCGCTGCCTGAACTGTGACGTGCAGACGGTGTTCAACCGCTCCACCTGCATCGAGTGCGACGCCTGCGTGGACATTTGCCCCATGGACAGCATCACGTTCACCTTCAATGGCGAAGAGGAAGATCTGCGCAAGCGGCTCAAGGCCCCCGCCGGGAACCTGACGCAAGCGTTGATGGTTTCCGCGCCGCTCAAAACCGGGCGCGTCATGGTCAAGGACGAAGACGTCTGCCTGCACTGCGGCCTGTGCGCCGAGCGCTGCCCCACCGGCGCTTGGGACATGCAGAAGTTCCGCCTGGATACCACCCAGGCCGGCCCGCAATGCCGCGATGCCCAGATCACCCGCCACACGCTGGAGGCCGCATGA
- a CDS encoding EAL domain-containing protein, protein MQARLQNIPIGQRIALALALPMAGFLFFVVWVLASHQRTANDMRSLREMAELASFAGSLVHEVQLERGLSAAYLGSGGTDFVLSQAVRHARTDEQLAALQQALQQLDLDHYDDRLRSRIEDARVQWNALPAWRREAAAHDVTPEVQLARYSAAIHALIGIVQEMYFWGGDADISRTIYAFVNLMQAKELAGMERALGATYFAAPQVNALSRQVFVAQADRQAHFLEQFRFFADAASMQQLEQLLADMKAAEIERLRGWIFQRMPTRQESAEGTTAHWLAVMTWRIDQLRLVEDRMAQALIVQARSAEEAARQTVFWSGAVAFAGIFLTVLMAGALARGIIFPMERITRAMNRLATQKAGDTDVEIIDHQRGDEIGEMARATLVFRDNLVRIAQAEERLKNEDILRLHHKALSSISQGVLIVDAQGLVTFANAALGEITGYSSGEILGRNPDFLCAQAQDRACLDRGDGTPCILEGQRRDGQSFWFEAMVSPVQNGEGVATHRVVVLRDITESRRVEQEMRIAATAFESLHGMIVTDARGTILRVNRAFTRMTGYGADEVIGRTPAMFKSGRHDAAFYVQMWKSLADRGAWFGEIWDRRKSGEVYPLLQSISAVHGGDGQITHYVAAFSDISERKEAEEKIRHLAFYDPLTHLPNRRLLLDRLQQAMALGERTGGRGALLFIDLDQFKALNDTLGHDVGDLLLVEVARRLQDSIRASDTAARLGGDEFVVMLEELAHDATEAAEQTRVVAEKVLTALNQSYVLAGHELRNTPSIGVTLFHGQAATVDDLLRQADLAMYQSKSAGRNALRFFDPQMQAVVSQRVQLDADLRTSLEQGHFRLHYQAQVDRHGRMTGAEALLRWEHPQRGTVLPGDFIPLAEETGFILPLGDWVLEAACLQLAEWAASPTTASLYLSVNVSARQFQQSTFVDGVLAALRLTGANPLRLRLELTESLLLSDAENVIAKMLELKSHGIGLALDDFGTGYSSLAYLRRLPLDLLKIDRAFVHDILIDPNVAAIARTIVALAHSLGLTVVAEGVEQQGQFDYLVEQGCTGYQGYLFGRPVPVQQLISSRLS, encoded by the coding sequence ATGCAAGCCCGACTACAGAATATTCCGATTGGACAGCGCATTGCGTTGGCGTTGGCTTTGCCGATGGCCGGTTTTCTGTTCTTTGTGGTGTGGGTGCTGGCCAGCCATCAGCGCACGGCCAACGACATGCGCAGCCTGCGCGAAATGGCCGAACTGGCCTCATTTGCCGGGAGCCTGGTGCACGAGGTACAGCTTGAGCGCGGCCTGTCGGCGGCCTATCTAGGTTCGGGCGGCACCGATTTCGTCCTGAGCCAGGCGGTCCGCCATGCTCGGACGGACGAGCAACTGGCTGCGCTACAGCAGGCGCTGCAGCAGCTGGATCTGGACCATTACGATGACCGCCTTCGTTCGCGCATCGAGGATGCGCGGGTGCAATGGAATGCCTTGCCTGCATGGCGCAGGGAGGCGGCGGCACACGATGTGACACCCGAGGTGCAACTGGCGCGTTACAGCGCCGCTATTCATGCGCTGATTGGCATCGTTCAGGAGATGTATTTTTGGGGCGGCGATGCGGATATTTCGCGCACCATCTATGCCTTTGTGAATCTCATGCAGGCCAAGGAACTGGCAGGCATGGAGCGTGCGTTGGGCGCCACCTATTTCGCGGCCCCCCAGGTCAATGCACTTTCGCGCCAGGTGTTTGTTGCGCAGGCCGATCGGCAGGCACATTTTCTGGAGCAGTTCCGTTTTTTTGCCGATGCGGCATCCATGCAGCAACTGGAGCAGTTGCTGGCCGACATGAAGGCCGCAGAGATCGAGCGGTTGCGCGGCTGGATTTTTCAGCGGATGCCAACGCGGCAGGAATCTGCAGAAGGCACGACGGCGCACTGGCTGGCCGTGATGACCTGGAGAATCGACCAGCTCCGCCTGGTAGAAGACCGCATGGCGCAGGCGCTGATCGTGCAAGCGCGCAGCGCCGAGGAGGCGGCGCGCCAAACCGTTTTCTGGAGCGGTGCTGTCGCCTTCGCGGGGATCTTTCTGACGGTGCTGATGGCGGGTGCGTTGGCGCGGGGCATTATTTTTCCGATGGAGCGCATCACCCGCGCCATGAACCGGCTGGCAACGCAGAAGGCCGGAGACACCGATGTCGAAATCATCGACCACCAGCGTGGCGATGAAATTGGCGAGATGGCGCGGGCCACCTTGGTGTTCCGTGACAACTTGGTCCGTATTGCACAGGCAGAAGAGCGACTCAAAAATGAAGACATCTTGCGGTTGCATCACAAGGCGCTGAGCTCCATCTCTCAGGGCGTGCTGATCGTCGATGCGCAAGGCCTGGTCACCTTTGCCAATGCAGCGTTGGGTGAAATCACAGGGTATTCCTCCGGCGAGATTCTGGGCCGGAATCCGGATTTTTTATGTGCGCAGGCGCAGGACAGAGCCTGTCTGGACCGCGGGGACGGAACCCCGTGCATCCTGGAAGGCCAGCGCCGCGATGGGCAGTCGTTCTGGTTCGAAGCCATGGTCAGCCCAGTACAGAATGGAGAGGGCGTGGCCACGCATCGCGTAGTGGTGCTGCGGGACATCACCGAAAGTCGCCGGGTTGAACAAGAGATGCGCATCGCCGCTACGGCATTTGAATCGTTGCACGGCATGATCGTGACCGATGCCCGGGGCACCATCCTGCGCGTCAACCGCGCCTTCACCCGCATGACCGGCTATGGGGCCGACGAGGTGATTGGGCGCACACCGGCCATGTTCAAGTCCGGGCGCCATGACGCGGCGTTTTACGTCCAGATGTGGAAGTCGCTGGCTGACCGGGGTGCCTGGTTTGGTGAAATCTGGGATCGACGCAAAAGCGGCGAGGTGTACCCCCTGCTGCAGAGCATTTCTGCAGTACATGGAGGTGACGGCCAGATCACGCACTACGTGGCTGCGTTCTCTGACATCAGCGAACGCAAGGAAGCCGAGGAAAAGATTCGCCACCTGGCCTTCTACGACCCCCTCACCCACTTGCCCAACCGGCGTCTGCTGCTCGACCGGTTGCAGCAGGCGATGGCCTTGGGCGAGCGCACGGGCGGGCGAGGGGCGTTGCTGTTCATCGACCTGGACCAGTTCAAGGCCCTGAACGACACCCTGGGCCACGATGTGGGCGATTTGCTGCTGGTGGAGGTGGCCCGGCGCCTGCAAGATTCCATCCGTGCCAGCGATACGGCCGCACGCCTCGGGGGGGATGAATTTGTCGTCATGCTGGAGGAGCTTGCCCACGATGCGACCGAAGCGGCTGAGCAGACGCGGGTGGTTGCAGAGAAGGTGCTCACAGCACTCAACCAGTCCTATGTGCTGGCAGGGCATGAACTGCGCAACACGCCCAGCATTGGTGTGACCCTCTTCCATGGGCAGGCGGCCACTGTCGATGATCTGCTGCGCCAGGCTGATTTGGCGATGTACCAGTCCAAGTCGGCGGGGCGCAACGCCCTGCGCTTTTTCGACCCGCAGATGCAGGCCGTCGTATCACAGCGGGTGCAGCTCGATGCGGATTTGCGCACCAGCCTGGAGCAGGGCCATTTTCGGTTGCACTACCAGGCGCAGGTTGACCGCCACGGGCGCATGACCGGCGCTGAGGCGCTGCTGCGCTGGGAGCATCCGCAGCGCGGCACCGTGCTGCCGGGTGATTTCATTCCACTGGCCGAGGAGACCGGCTTCATCCTGCCGTTGGGTGACTGGGTGCTCGAGGCCGCCTGCCTCCAACTGGCTGAATGGGCCGCGAGCCCGACCACCGCAAGCTTGTACCTGTCGGTCAACGTCAGTGCGCGCCAGTTCCAGCAATCGACGTTTGTTGATGGCGTTTTGGCTGCGCTGCGGTTGACCGGCGCCAACCCGCTTCGTTTGCGGCTGGAGCTGACCGAGAGCCTGTTGCTCAGTGACGCTGAAAACGTCATCGCCAAAATGCTGGAACTCAAATCCCACGGCATCGGGCTTGCGCTCGATGATTTCGGCACCGGCTATTCGTCCCTGGCCTACCTTCGGCGCCTGCCGCTGGACCTTCTCAAGATCGATCGCGCCTTTGTGCACGACATTTTGATCGACCCGAATGTCGCCGCCATTGCCCGCACCATCGTGGCATTGGCCCACAGCCTGGGGCTGACCGTGGTCGCCGAAGGTGTGGAGCAGCAAGGACAGTTTGACTATCTGGTGGAACAGGGTTGCACGGGCTACCAAGGCTACCTGTTTGGTCGGCCTGTGCCCGTACAACAACTCATTTCGTCGCGATTGTCCTGA